The DNA segment TCCTCAGCTGCAACCAGCTCCCCAAGGAGCTGAGGGAGGCCAGGAACAGAGCCAGGAGCCAAGAGAAATTCATCTGCCTCTGCAAAGCCCAAGGGGCTGAGGGCTGATGGAGTTATTGGAAGTGAAGCAGCTTCACTTCCCATCCCATTTCTCTCCCACTGAAAAGGGAAAGCATTTTggcctctgctcttccctgctgctggatcAGCAGGCTGCCATGCTCCTTCCTGCCCCAGGAATTCAGCTCTCCAGCACCTAGCACAGCTGCTAACCTAGGGAGGGCAGGAAGCTGCTCCACTCAGCAGCTACCAAAGGATTTCCAGCTTTAGCAGGTTCTCCTTCCAAGCTGATTTCTTCAGAGAGCTGTCTGtgtggggagtgggggggggggagatgtTGCCTACCTTTGCTGGAAGAGATCAGCCCTGTGAGTagccccaaacccctcccctgccctcagTCTGCTTTTACACTTCAGCAGTTTGAAGAAACCTCAgtctggaagctgctgctgctgctgctgctgctgctgctcctcagcaggagACTGCAGtttgctctgccaggctgctcctgagctccagtcctgttcaatatctttactgatgatctggatgaggggattgagttcagcagcagttaagtttgcagatgacaccaagctaggagcagctgtggagctgttggaaggtaggagagccctgcagagggacctgggcaggctgcatgggtgggcagaggccaaggggatgagattgaacaaggccaagggcaggttctgcactctggccacagcagccccaagcagcagtgcaggttggggccagagtggctgagagcagccaggaggaaagggacctgggggtgctggtagataataggctaaagatgaggcagcagtgcccaggtgggcagcagagccaatggcatcctgggctggctgaggagcagtgtgggcagcagcacaagggaggttcttgtgcccctgtgcccagccctgctcaggccagccctggagtgctgtgtccagttctgggctcctcaattcaagagagatgttgaggtgctgggaggtgtccagagaagggcaacaaagctggggaggggcctggagcacagccctgtgaggagaggctgagggagctgggggggtgcaggctgcagcagaggagcctcagggcagagctgattgctgcctgcagctgcctgcagggaggctggagccaggtggggttggcctcttctgccaggcacccagcaatagaacaaggggacacagtctcaagttgtgccagggcaggtctaggctggatgttaggaggaagttgttggcagagagagtgattggcattggaatgggctgcccagggaggtggtggagtcaccgtgcctggaggtgttgaagcaaagcctggatgaggcactcagtgccatggtctggttggttaggcagggctgggtgctaggttggcactgagtgccatggtctggttggttgagcagggctgggtgctaggttggcactgagtgccatggtctggttggttgagcagggctgggtgctaggttggcactgagtgccatggtgtggttgcttggccagggctgggtgctaggttggcactgagtgccatgctctggctgcttgggcagggctgggtgctaggttggcacttagtgccatggtgtggttggttgggcagggctgggtgctaggttggactggctgagcttggagctctcttccaacctgcttgattctatgattctgctgcaAGCCTGCACAGACACTTCCAGAAGGTATTCAGCTCAGAGAGAGGATCcttaagagaatcacagagttgttgtGGCTGGCCAAGACCTttgtgatcatccagtcccaaccagcaacccaaccccacaccATGGGCATCGAAATGCTCGTGCCCAGCTAGGCTGGCACGGAGAtgggcagcactgggagctTCCTCCCACCCCATCATGGTGTTGGGACCTCACTGGGTGCTCTCTGCACCCTTCTCCCCCAGGCACCTGGGATCTGCAGCTTTGAATCAGTTGCTGCTCCACAGGTCCCTGCCtggcatagaatggtttgagttggaagaggcctccaaggtcatccagtccaaccttcaacccaccACGGGCAGCaaactgccatggccacagggttctggaacacctcttcaGGCCAtgagcactccaccacctccttgggcagcttctctaatccctgaccactcttgcaggaaggaaatgtttcttcctctctctaatctaagcctcccctggcacaatttcaggccagttcctctccttctatcacctgagactaggcagaagagcccaaccccagctcactgcaacctccttgcagagagagcaatgaggtctgccctcagcctccttttctctccaaGCTCCTTACAGGATAACCTCAGCACCAAATGCTATTCCCAAGGGTTTCTAGGACTCTCCAGGAgaaagcagctgcctgaagaGGTCTGGAGGAGCTGCCTTTTAATTGGATTTGAATTCAATCAccagcccagcagaagcagaacaagcagcagctggcacatggGGAATGACAATCCTGGAAGGCACAGGGATACAGCACTTGGGCTTCTCtctacaggaggagaaagttgttgggtGTGAgggatgctggaggcctgcagaggttgtggaggcagaGCTTTGAATCATACCTggatgtgtgacctgccctgggtggtcctgctctggcaaagggattggactggatgagctctggaggttctcttccaacccttaacagtGGGGAATAACCCTGCCTGAGCAAGTGGCACTGGTGcccaccacagcctgccctcatgCCAGGTGAGACAGCTTTCCCCAGGGCTCCACAGAGGGCAGGAGGTTGAGGTTTGGCTtcctctggagagcagaagagagaaaaaagcagcTCCATGTGCTGCAGAGCAACAAGTCAGCAGTGTTTCCATCTGCAacctgctcccctctcctcaGCTCTGATGGTTTTGCCTTCCTCACATTACAGTGACCACTCAAAGAAGCAACTCTTCTTCCTCAGCACAgccagaaagaggaggaggaggaaggcaacaggagagagaggagggtgaGCAGAAAacagggccaggctgcagcagcacaacctGGTGAATCACAAGgcaaggacctctggagatcagcaagtccaaggGAAGGTCACCTAGAAGAGGTCACACAGAAAACAGGcccaggcaggtctggaatgtctccagagagggagattccaacacctctctgggcagcctgctccagggcttacATTAAAGCAGTTCCTCCtccctcatgttcaggtggaacttctgATGCTCAGCTTTGTGCCTgttccctcctgtgctgcaacttggcactgctgacagaagcctggtgccaccctcctggcacccacagcactgatgagatccccctcagcctgcctgtgccaactgctgcttgctcaccctcctgctgcctgtggctCTCTCCAGGGGCCTGGCAGCCTGACTTTAGTCACAGGCTAacaggatggtaggggctggaagggacctctggaggtctttcagtccaacctctgccagagcaggagcagagaatccagtacaggtggcacaggaacacatccagacagggctggaaaggctccagggaaggagactccacagcctctctgggcagcctgtgccaggctctgggacccttagagtcaagctcagggcacacaggaacacatccaggcagggctggaaaggctccagggaaggagactccacagcctctctgggcagcctgtgccaggctctgggaccctctcagtcaagctcagggcacacaggaacacatccaggcagggctgggaaggctgcagagaaggagactccacagcctctctgggcagcctgtgccaggctctgggaccctctcAGTCAaactcagggcacacaggaacacagccaggcagggctgggaaggctccagggaaggagactccacagcctctgtgggcagcctgtgccagggctctgggaggtGCCTCATGCTGaagtggaacttcttgtgcctgcctgagtgGTTCCTGTGCCAGTCCTGATCTTTGCAGAGCGCTGTGGGAGGGCAGTGAGGGCCCAGCTGAGGCAGCAAAGGTCTTGAGTGAGTCACAGactggtaggggctggaagggacctctgcaggtcatcaagtccagccccaccctgctgaggcaggggcacctggaggaggtcacacagcaacaggcccaggcaggtctggaatgtctccagagatgaagactgcaaggatctttgatcccactctgtgctccacaacctccctgggcaacctgtgccaggctctcctcaccctcactgtgtctctgtgctccacaacctccctgggcagcctgtgccaggctctgcccatccTCACtgtgtctgtgctccacagcctccctgggcaacctgtgccagtctctgcccaccctcactgtgtctctgtgctccacagcctccctgggcaacctgtgccagcctctgcccaccctcactttgtgctccacaacctccctgggcaacctgtgccaggctctccccaccctcactgtgcctgtgctccacaacctcccttgggcAGACTATTTTAGGTCTCCACATCTCTGCTTGGCCAATCTTTTTCCAGCCATTTAAGAAGGTGGATTTTGGAAgctgagggggaagggggaggaaaaaaaggagcaatAACCCTCTTAGAAAACAGAAGTCCCTGAAAAAGATTCAGAGAGGggcctgagttggaaggcatcttaaaGATCAACCTCATCCATCCCTAATCCCTTCTGACTCAGGATAACTGGGGAAGAATCTCCCTAATCCCCCCTGGAAAAGCTTTTGCAGATGCAGACATCTCCCAGGGtttggaggcagcagcaagagcagctccaCGGTGCCCCAACAGACAGCGCCAAGCTTCCTGAAGCTTCCCTTGCTGCTTGGCAACGCTGCTCAAACCTAACAAAggagcagaagcaaagcagcaaggagcaaACTTCCTCAGGGCCCTGGGAGCAGAGTGCCATGGACCTTGGTCGACCTCTGGaggccttctcctgcatcgTTGCTGGCGTCAGGCAACAGGCTGGTGGCAGCAACAAGCAGcccaaacacagccaggggCAGTGCTGTGGGTATGGCCTCAcctcagggcagggcagcacttCTCAAGGCTACCCTGCTGGCTCCAGAGCAAGCACAAGGTCCTTGTGCCATGGCTTTACCCCCAGGAAGGGAGTAGCCATGGGTATGGCCTCAcctcagggcagggcagcactgcTCAAAGCTTCCCTGCTGGCTCCAGAGCAAGCACAAGGTCCTTGTGCCACCTCATTAGCCATGGGCATGGCCTCACCTCAGGGCAGCACTGCTCAAAGCTTCCCTGCTGGCTCCAGAGCAAGCACAAGGTCCTTGTGCCACCTCATTAGCCGTGGGTATGGCCTCAcctcagggcagggcagcactgcTCAAAGCTTCCCTGCTGGCTCCAGAGCAAGCACAAGGTCCTTGTGCCATGGCTTTACCCCCAGGAAGGGAGTAGCCATGGATGTGGATTcacctcagggcagagcagcactgctcaaAGCTTCCCTGCTGGCTCCAGAGCAAGCACAAGGTCCTTGTGCCACCTCATTAGCCATGGGCATGGCCTcacctcagggcagagcagcacagctcaaaGCTTCCCTGCTGGCTCCAGAGCAAGCACAAGGTCCTTGTGCCACCTCATTAGCCGTGGGTATGGCCTCAcctcagggcagggcagcactgcTCAAAGCTTCCCTGCTGGCTCCAGAGCAAGCACAAGGTCCTTGTGCCACCTCATTAGCCATGAGTATGGCCTCAcctcagggcagggcagcactgcTCAAAGCTTCCCTGCTGGCTCCAGAGCAAGCACAAGGTCCTTGTGCCATGGCTTTACCCCCAGGAAAGGAGTAGCCATGGATGTGGATTcacctcagggcagagcagcactgctcaaagcttccctgctggctccagagccagcagggcaggtgtgagacagaatcacacaagtgtcagggttggaagggacctcaaggatcagccagttccagatcctcctgccacaggcagatgtgagacagaatcacacaagtgtcagggttgaaagggacctggaggagatagaatcacagggttggaagggacctcagggatcagccagttccagatcctcctgccatgggcaggtgtgagacagaatcacacaagtgtcagggttggaagggacctggaggagatagaatcatagggttggaaggaacctcaaggatcagccagttccagatcctcctgccatgggcagatgtgagacagaatcacacaagtgtcagggttggaagggatctcaaggatcagccagctccagccccctttgccatgggcaggtgtgagatagaatcacacaagtgtcagggttggaagggacctcaaggatcagccagctccaaccccccttgccatgAGCAGGAACATCTCACACTCCATCAggtttgcccagagccacatccagcctggccttaaaaacatccagggatgaggcttccaccaccttcctgggcaacctattccagtgtctcatcacctttctggtgaagaacttcttcctaacatctaacctccatctgccctcctctagacactcaggaggaggcagcccaACCTCAAGAGAACCACTCCAGCATTAGGCAGCAAGGAAGAAACAGACTCCTGACTCCCTGTCCACACCAGAAGCCACCACCACGTCCTTCTGCCAAGCTCCCACTCGAGAGGAGGCCTCCACCTGTCACACCCCCCGTGGTAAAGGGTTGCTGTGTCTGCTGTCACCTGCTGAAGGTGGCAGAGGGCTGCTCTGTCTGCTGTCACCTGCTGAAGgtggcagagggctgctgtgtctgctgtcacctgctgaaggtggcagagggctgctgtgtctgctgtcACCTGCTGAAGGTGGCAGAGGGTTGCTGTGTCTGCTGTCACCTGCTGAAGGTGGCAGAGGGCTGCTCTGTCTGCTGTCACCTGCTGAAGGTGGCAGAGGGCTGCTTTGCTATCACCTGCTGAAGgtggcagagggctgctgtgtctgctgtcacctgctgaaggtggcagagggctgctgtggctgctgtcacctgctgaaggtggcagagggctgctgtggctgctgtcacctgctgaaggtggcagagggctgctgtgtctgctgtcacctgctgaaggtggcagagggttgctgtgtctgctgtcacctgctgaaggtggcagagggctgctgtgtctgctgtcacctgctgaaggtggcagagggttgctgtgtctgctgtcacctgctgaaggtggcagagggctgctctgtctgctgtcacctgctgaaggtggcagagggctgctgtgtctgctgtcacctgctgaaggtggcagagggctgctgtgtctgctgtcacctgctgaaggtggcagagggttgctgtgtctgctgtcacctgctgaaggtggcagagggctgctgtgtctgctgtcacctgctgaaggtggcagagggctgctgtgtctgctgtcACCTGCTGAAGGTGGTAAggggttgctgtggctgctgtcacCTGCTGAAGGTGGTAAggggttgctgtggctgctgtcacctgctgaaggtggcagagggttgctgtgtctgctgtcacctgctgaacacaggcacCAAGGTTCTGTAGCCTCTTGCAGTGCTGCACCTCCTCAACACTCggccaggagaggcagaaccacagaaccagggACCTGGGGAGCATGGCAGAGCCTCTGGAGCTCACCAAGCCCCAAAGCCCTCCCCTGGAGCCCACAGTGCCACTGCTGAGCCGCACCCAAGCAgctcccaaacacctccaggcacggagcCTTCACCGCCTGCCTCAGCCGGGGCTTGAcaacctctcctcacctccaagctgagcctcccctggcacaacctgaggccctTTCCACTTGTTGCGTGTGGGAAGAgctccggggggggggggggggaccccacctggctccaacctcctcccaGGCAGCCGTGGAGAGGCCTCCTCGCAGCCTCCTCCTTGCCCAGaccaacccagccccctcccctcgCAGGATTCGCGCTCCAGGGCTTggtcgcccttctctggcctccccacagccctcccagagcaCCGGGGGGTGGGGGTCGGGGGTGTCCCCGGCAACCCGGAGCGAGCAGCTCGGGCCCCTGCGGCCTCTCTGCGGCTGCTCCCCGGCGGGTCCCGTTCGCCGCCTCGGCCCCGTCTGCCGTTCGGCCCCGTTCGCCGCCTCGGCCCCGTCCGCCCCCTCGGCCCCGTCCGCCCCCTCGGCCCCGTCCGCCCCCTCGGCCCCGTCCGCCCCCTCGGCCCCGTTCGCCGCCTCGGCCCCGTCCGCCCCCTCGGCCCCGTTCGCCCCCTCGGCCCCGTTTGCTGCTCGGCCCCCTCCGTCCCCTCGGCCCCGTTTGCCGCTCGGCCCCGTCCGCCCCCTCGGCCCCGTCCGCCGCTCGGTCCCGTTCGCCCCCTCGGTCCCGTCTGCCGCCTCGGCCCCGTCCGCCCCCTCGGTCCCGTCTGCCGCCTCGGCCCCGTCCGCCCCCTCGGCCCCGTCCGCCCCCTCGGCCCCCTCCGTCCCCTCGGCCCCGTTTGCCCTCTCGGTCCCGTTTGCCGCTCGGCCCCGTCCGCCCCCTCGGCCCCGTCTGCCGCTCGGCCCCGTTTGCCGCTCGGCCCCCTCCGTCCCCACGGCCCCGTCCGCCCCCTCGGCCCCGTCCGCCCCCTCGGCCCCGTCCGCCCCCTCGGCCCCGTCCGCCGCCTCGGCGCTCACCTTCTTGTCCCAGATCTGCAGCGGTTTGCTGCCGATGCTGTAGAGCACCGAGAGGAAGCCGCTCTGGAAGGTGTTCTTGAACATGCCGGGGCCGGGCCGgcggccgccgccgctccgccgCGCAACGACACACGGCGGCTGCCCCGCCGCTGATCCCTCCGCAGCGCGCTGCCGGCTCAGCGATTGCCGTTGTCGCCGTCGCCAAGGAACTACTTTCCGAGCGGATCTACCACAGGCGGATGGATCTAGCCGGAGCAGCCGAAACTACTTCCGGCCGGCGCGGAGCGGGAGCGGGGAGGGACCGCGGGGCGGGAGGGAccgggaggaggaagaggcggAGAGGAAGGCGGGACCGAGGGGCGGGAGGGAccgggaggaggaagaggcggAGAGGCAGGCGGAAccgagaggaggaagggaccgggaggaggaagaggcggAGAGGTAGGCGGGACCGAGGGGCGGGAGGGAccgggaggaggaagaggcggAGAGGCAGGCGGGACCGCGGGGAGGAAGGGAccgggaggaggaagaggcggAGAGGTAGGCGGGACCGAGGGGCGGGAGGGACCGGGAGGCGGAGAGGAAGGCGGGACCGAGGGGAGGAATGGactgggaggaggaagaggcggAGAGGCAGGCGGGACCGAGGGGCGGGAGGGAccgggaggaaggaagggaccgaGAGCAGGAAGGGAccgagaggaaggaagggaccggGATGAAGGAAGGGAccgagaggaggaagggaccgagaggaggaagggaccgAGAGAAGGATGGGAccgagaggaggaagggaccgAGAGCAGGAAGGGAccgagaggaggaagggaccgagaggaaggaagggaccgaGGGGCGGGAGGGAccgggaggaaggaagggaccgagaggaggaagggaccgagaggaggaagggaccgagaggaggaagggaccgagaggaggaagggaccgagaggaggaagggaccgagaggaaggaagggaccgagaggaggaagggaccgAGAGAAGGATGGGACCGAGAGCAAGAAAGGAccgagaggaggaagggaccgagaggaggaagggaccgagaggaaggaagggaccgagaggaggaagggaccgagaggaggaagggaccgagaggaggaagggaccgAGAGAAGGATGGGACCGAGAGCAAGAAAGGAccgagaggaggaagggaccgagaggaggaagggaccgagaggaaggaagggaccgagaggaggaagggaccgagaggaaggaagggaccgagagaaggaaaggaccgggaggaaggaagggaccgagaggaggaagggacc comes from the Pogoniulus pusillus isolate bPogPus1 chromosome 20, bPogPus1.pri, whole genome shotgun sequence genome and includes:
- the LOC135184591 gene encoding uncharacterized protein LOC135184591; its protein translation is MLPRSLVLWFCLSWPSDSRHSNPLPPSAGDSRHSSPLPPSAGDSRHSSPLPPSAGDSRHSNPLPPSAGDSRHSSPLPPSAGDSRHSSPLPPSAGDSRQSSPLPPSAGDSRHSNPLPPSAGDSRHSSPLPPSAGDSRHSNPLPPSAGDSRHSSPLPPSAGDSSHSSPLPPSAGDSSHSSPLPPSAGDSRHSSPLPPSAGDSKAALCHLQQVTADRAALCHLQQVTADTATLCHLQQVTADTAALCHLQQVTADTAALCHLQQVTADRAALCHLQQVTADTATLYHGGCDRWRPPLEWELGRRTWWWLLVWTGSQESVSSLLPNAGVVLLRLGCLLLSV